In a single window of the Pontibacter russatus genome:
- a CDS encoding glycoside hydrolase family 15 protein — MKEYQPIEDYGVIGDLNSVALVSIRGSIDFMCFPDFDSPSIFAALLDNEKGGYFNIHPLLEDINHKQLYLPETNVLLTRFLSEEGVAEITDFMPEEEQYGGKEIIRRVACIKGKMRFKMECCPRFNYARSPHTVTQISENELIFSGQGEAQLVIRLRSSVPLQHRQGDAYAEFTLETGGMADFLLEQVGDAAPAPEDLRGFVEQSLFDTIHFWKNWANKCNYRGRWMETVHRSALVLKLMTSYRYGSIVAAPTFGLPEDMGGMRNWDYRYTWIRDASFTVYAFINLGYRKEASAFMRWVEKQCDDIGEAGRLRLMYTVDGRKDLKEIELNHLEGYKGSRPVRIGNGAYDQIQLDIYGELLDSVYLYDKHVEPISYSFWLNLSRQVEWVCDNWHLEDEGIWEVRGGKRQFLYSRLMCWVAIDRGMRIAHNHSYPLPPHWREARDQIFHTIHNDFWDEELQAFVQYKGAKTVDAATLLMPIIRFISPTDPQWLSTLRRIEEELVSDSMVYRYRPNEEVEGLTGGEGTFSMCTFWYVECLARAGQLDKATLFFEKMLGFANHVGLYAEQLGVKGEHLGNFPQAFTHLGLISAALSLNKELNKWGDKDNIL, encoded by the coding sequence ATGAAAGAATACCAACCAATTGAAGATTACGGTGTGATAGGCGACCTGAACTCGGTGGCCCTGGTGAGCATACGCGGCTCCATTGACTTCATGTGCTTCCCGGACTTTGATTCCCCCTCCATATTTGCCGCGCTGCTGGACAATGAAAAGGGGGGATATTTTAACATACATCCTTTGCTGGAGGACATCAACCACAAACAACTTTACCTGCCGGAAACCAACGTGCTGCTCACCCGCTTCCTCTCCGAGGAAGGCGTGGCCGAAATCACGGACTTTATGCCGGAGGAGGAACAGTACGGCGGGAAAGAAATCATCCGGCGGGTGGCCTGCATCAAGGGGAAGATGCGCTTCAAAATGGAGTGCTGCCCCCGCTTCAATTACGCCCGCTCCCCCCACACCGTCACGCAAATCAGCGAGAACGAGCTTATCTTCAGCGGGCAGGGCGAGGCGCAGCTGGTGATCCGCCTCCGGAGCAGCGTGCCCCTGCAGCACCGGCAGGGCGATGCCTACGCCGAGTTTACCTTAGAGACAGGCGGTATGGCCGATTTCCTGCTGGAGCAGGTAGGCGATGCCGCCCCCGCCCCCGAAGACCTGCGGGGCTTTGTAGAGCAAAGCCTTTTTGACACCATCCACTTCTGGAAAAACTGGGCCAACAAATGCAACTACCGGGGCCGTTGGATGGAGACGGTACACCGCTCGGCGTTGGTGCTCAAACTGATGACCTCCTACCGATATGGCTCCATCGTGGCAGCACCCACTTTCGGACTGCCTGAGGACATGGGCGGAATGCGCAACTGGGACTACCGCTACACCTGGATCCGGGATGCCTCCTTCACCGTGTATGCGTTCATCAACCTGGGGTACAGAAAAGAAGCCTCCGCCTTTATGAGATGGGTGGAGAAGCAGTGTGACGACATTGGCGAAGCGGGCCGCCTGCGCCTGATGTACACCGTAGACGGCCGCAAGGATCTGAAGGAGATAGAGCTCAACCATCTGGAGGGCTACAAAGGCTCGCGTCCCGTGCGCATTGGCAACGGCGCCTACGACCAGATACAGCTGGACATATATGGCGAGCTGCTGGACTCCGTGTATCTCTACGACAAGCACGTGGAGCCCATCTCCTACAGCTTTTGGCTGAACCTCTCGCGCCAGGTGGAGTGGGTGTGCGACAACTGGCACCTGGAGGACGAGGGGATATGGGAGGTGCGCGGCGGGAAAAGGCAGTTCCTTTACTCCAGGCTGATGTGCTGGGTGGCCATCGACAGGGGCATGCGCATTGCCCACAACCACTCGTACCCCCTTCCACCCCACTGGCGGGAAGCACGCGACCAAATCTTCCATACCATTCACAACGACTTCTGGGACGAGGAACTGCAGGCCTTCGTGCAGTACAAAGGCGCCAAAACCGTGGACGCCGCCACCCTGCTCATGCCGATCATCCGCTTCATCAGCCCCACCGACCCGCAGTGGCTCTCCACCCTCCGCCGCATCGAGGAAGAGCTGGTGTCTGACTCGATGGTGTACCGCTACCGGCCGAATGAGGAGGTGGAAGGGCTGACAGGGGGCGAAGGCACTTTCTCGATGTGTACCTTCTGGTACGTGGAGTGCCTGGCGCGGGCCGGGCAACTCGACAAGGCCACGCTCTTTTTCGAAAAGATGCTGGGCTTTGCCAATCACGTGGGGCTATATGCCGAGCAACTGGGAGTAAAGGGCGAGCACCTGGGCAATTTCCCGCAGGCTTTCACGCACCTGGGCCTCATCAGCGCCGCGCTCAGCCTGAACAAGGAACTGAACAAATGGGGCGATAAAGATAATATTCTGTGA
- a CDS encoding RpiB/LacA/LacB family sugar-phosphate isomerase has product MKIGIAADHGGYDLKEVIRPFLTGVGYKLTDFGATRLDNADDYPDFVVPLARAVAAGHVERGIAICGSGVGAAIAANKVPGVRAALIHEHFSAHQGVEDDEMNLLCLGGRVTGVNAAQELIVAFLEAKFTGAERHLRRLQKVQQLENKELR; this is encoded by the coding sequence ATGAAAATAGGGATAGCGGCAGACCATGGCGGATATGACCTGAAAGAGGTCATCCGCCCCTTTTTAACCGGGGTAGGGTATAAACTGACAGATTTTGGCGCCACCAGACTGGATAATGCAGATGATTATCCTGACTTTGTGGTGCCGTTGGCCAGGGCGGTGGCTGCCGGGCACGTGGAGCGGGGAATCGCCATCTGCGGAAGCGGCGTGGGGGCCGCCATAGCGGCGAACAAAGTGCCGGGGGTGCGGGCAGCCCTGATCCACGAGCACTTTTCGGCGCACCAGGGCGTGGAAGACGATGAAATGAACCTCCTTTGCCTCGGCGGGCGCGTCACGGGCGTCAATGCCGCCCAGGAATTGATCGTCGCTTTTTTGGAGGCAAAGTTTACGGGCGCCGAACGGCACCTGAGAAGGTTGCAGAAAGTACAACAGCTCGAAAATAAAGAACTAAGGTAG
- a CDS encoding ROK family protein: MKEITDELHILTIDIGGSSIKATVLNQAGELQTSYTKIETPSPSSPENVLKAIATLVREFPPYDRVSVGFPGYVKEGVVMTAPNLGTGEWRGTDLRQELTNLLQRPVRVVNDADLQGLGVVQGRGFEIVITLGTGFGTALLHNGFLLPHLELAHHPVTKHKDYDQYIGDAALEKVGVEKWNTRMQKVLQILITVFNYDYLYISGGNASKLSFPLNENVSIISNRDGIKGGAMLWQDEFVGTEK, encoded by the coding sequence ATGAAAGAAATCACGGACGAACTACACATCTTAACCATCGACATCGGAGGCTCAAGCATCAAAGCCACCGTTCTGAACCAGGCAGGGGAGCTTCAGACAAGCTACACCAAAATAGAGACCCCTTCGCCGTCCTCACCAGAAAATGTACTGAAGGCTATTGCCACACTTGTCAGGGAATTCCCGCCTTACGATCGGGTGTCGGTCGGGTTTCCGGGCTATGTGAAAGAGGGCGTTGTGATGACCGCGCCCAACCTGGGCACCGGGGAGTGGAGGGGAACAGACCTGCGCCAGGAGCTGACGAACCTGCTGCAAAGGCCGGTGCGGGTGGTGAACGACGCTGACCTGCAGGGCCTGGGCGTGGTGCAGGGCAGGGGCTTCGAGATTGTCATCACCCTGGGCACCGGCTTCGGCACGGCGCTGCTGCACAACGGCTTCCTGCTGCCCCACCTCGAGTTGGCCCACCACCCCGTCACCAAGCACAAAGACTACGACCAGTATATAGGCGACGCGGCGCTGGAAAAGGTCGGGGTGGAGAAGTGGAACACCCGGATGCAGAAAGTGCTGCAGATCCTGATCACTGTCTTCAACTACGACTATTTATATATAAGCGGGGGCAATGCCAGCAAACTCAGCTTCCCCCTGAACGAGAATGTCAGCATCATCTCTAACCGGGACGGTATAAAGGGTGGCGCCATGCTGTGGCAGGACGAGTTTGTGGGGACGGAGAAGTGA
- a CDS encoding four helix bundle protein, producing MADSIVAQKPFQFAIRITKLYLYLKDQRQEFILAKQLVRSGTSMGANTEEAIAAQSKPDFIHKLQIALKEARETSYWLRLLQAVNLIETAAFESIHKDCIELQKMLSSIILISKKNNS from the coding sequence ATGGCTGATAGCATTGTAGCTCAAAAACCATTTCAGTTCGCCATCCGGATTACCAAGCTTTATTTATACCTAAAAGACCAAAGGCAGGAGTTTATACTTGCAAAGCAACTGGTAAGAAGCGGAACATCTATGGGAGCTAATACCGAAGAAGCTATAGCGGCGCAATCCAAACCAGATTTCATTCATAAGCTACAAATTGCTCTGAAAGAAGCACGGGAAACAAGCTATTGGTTAAGACTGCTACAAGCAGTTAATTTAATTGAAACAGCAGCCTTTGAAAGTATTCACAAAGACTGTATTGAGTTGCAAAAGATGTTAAGTAGCATCATTCTTATTTCAAAAAAGAACAACTCTTAA
- the odhB gene encoding 2-oxoglutarate dehydrogenase complex dihydrolipoyllysine-residue succinyltransferase, with protein sequence MSLEVKVPAVGESITEVTIAQWLKKDGDRVEMDEVIAELESDKATFELPAEGAGILRIIAQEGETIDVGAIICRIEEDGAGAPAPAAPSAEAASGTAAPAAPQQAAAPAAAQGGGETVEMVVPTVGESITEVTIASWLKNDGDHVEMDEVIAELESDKATFELPAEASGTLQIVAKQGDTIEIGATICKIIAGAGATQANAQAAAKQDAATQQVASKQPAAQPAAATGYGNQTYASGTPSPAAGKILSEKGISPSDVQGTGRDGRITKEDAVAAQKTAARPATAPAPKKDAAAEAPAAAGERNQRREKMSSLRKTVARRLVQVKNDTAMLTTFNEVDMKPIMDIRTKYKEKFKEKHEVGLGFMSFFTKACTVALQEWPAVNAQIDGNDIIFNDFCDVSIAVSSPKGLVVPVIRNAESLTLDGIEKEVVRLAKKARDGKLSIEEMTGGTFTITNGGVFGSMMSTPIINAPQSAILGMHNIVQRPVAIDGQVEIRPMMYLALSYDHRIIDGRESVSFLVRVKELLEDPMRLLLGV encoded by the coding sequence ATGAGCTTAGAAGTTAAAGTGCCTGCCGTAGGTGAGTCCATCACCGAGGTGACCATAGCCCAGTGGCTAAAGAAAGACGGCGACCGAGTGGAGATGGATGAGGTGATTGCGGAGCTGGAATCTGACAAAGCCACATTCGAACTGCCAGCCGAGGGTGCAGGCATTTTACGCATTATAGCCCAGGAGGGCGAAACCATTGACGTGGGGGCCATCATCTGCCGCATCGAAGAGGACGGCGCAGGAGCACCAGCGCCAGCCGCCCCATCTGCCGAAGCAGCTTCCGGCACCGCGGCACCAGCTGCCCCACAGCAAGCGGCAGCGCCTGCCGCGGCCCAGGGCGGCGGCGAAACCGTGGAAATGGTAGTGCCCACCGTAGGGGAGTCGATCACGGAGGTAACCATCGCCAGCTGGCTGAAGAACGATGGTGACCACGTGGAGATGGACGAGGTGATAGCGGAACTGGAGTCTGACAAAGCCACGTTCGAACTCCCGGCTGAGGCAAGCGGCACGTTGCAGATTGTGGCCAAGCAGGGCGACACCATTGAGATAGGCGCCACCATCTGCAAGATAATAGCCGGGGCCGGTGCCACGCAGGCAAATGCCCAGGCCGCCGCCAAGCAGGATGCCGCCACGCAACAAGTGGCCTCCAAACAACCAGCGGCACAGCCTGCTGCTGCCACTGGCTACGGCAACCAGACCTATGCCTCCGGCACGCCTTCGCCGGCTGCTGGCAAGATTCTTTCTGAGAAAGGCATCAGCCCGTCGGATGTGCAGGGCACGGGCCGCGACGGCCGCATCACCAAAGAAGATGCGGTGGCCGCACAAAAAACCGCTGCCAGGCCAGCCACAGCTCCTGCTCCAAAGAAGGATGCTGCTGCTGAGGCTCCTGCCGCCGCCGGAGAGCGCAACCAGCGCCGTGAGAAAATGAGCTCGCTGCGCAAAACAGTGGCCCGCCGCCTGGTGCAGGTGAAAAACGACACGGCCATGCTCACCACCTTCAACGAGGTGGATATGAAGCCGATCATGGACATCCGTACCAAGTACAAGGAGAAGTTTAAGGAGAAGCACGAAGTGGGGCTGGGTTTCATGTCGTTCTTCACGAAGGCCTGCACCGTGGCGCTGCAGGAGTGGCCGGCCGTGAACGCGCAGATCGATGGCAACGACATCATATTTAATGACTTCTGCGATGTGTCGATTGCCGTTTCTTCGCCAAAAGGCCTGGTGGTGCCGGTTATCCGCAATGCAGAGAGCCTGACGCTGGACGGTATCGAGAAAGAGGTAGTCCGGCTGGCCAAAAAAGCCCGCGACGGCAAGCTGTCAATAGAGGAGATGACGGGCGGTACCTTCACCATCACCAACGGCGGTGTGTTCGGCTCTATGATGTCGACGCCGATCATCAACGCGCCGCAGTCGGCCATACTGGGGATGCACAACATCGTGCAGCGCCCAGTGGCCATCGACGGTCAGGTGGAAATCAGGCCTATGATGTACCTGGCCCTGTCTTACGACCACCGCATCATCGATGGCCGCGAGTCGGTGAGCTTTCTGGTGCGCGTAAAAGAGCTGCTGGAAGACCCGATGCGCTTATTGCTTGGCGTCTAA
- the lpdA gene encoding dihydrolipoyl dehydrogenase → MKYDVTVIGSGPGGYVAAIRCAQLGLKTAIIEKYNVLGGTCLNVGCIPSKALLDSSEHFHNAAHTFKEHGIELDNLQVNLQQMIKRRGEVVKSNNDGIAFLMKKNKIDTYYGLGSFVNRNTIRITDAEGKEQQIETDKAIIATGSKPSSLPFLPIDKKRIITSTEALTLTEVPKNLIIIGGGVIGLELGSVYARLGAKVQVVEYLDSIIPTMDRALGKELQRILKKTLGFEFFFNHKVTGATNAGETMTVTAENPKGETVTFEGDYVLVSVGRKPYTEGLGLENAGVQMGERGMIAVNDHLETNVPGIYAIGDVVRGAMLAHKAEEEGVLVAEQIVGQKPHINYNLIPGVVYTWPEVAGVGYTEEQLKEQGRAYKVGSFPFKASGRAKASMDTDGFVKVLADKETDEIIGVHMIGPRIADLIAEAVTAMEFRASAEDVARMSHAHPTYAEAMKEACLAATENRAIHI, encoded by the coding sequence GTGAAATACGACGTAACCGTTATCGGTTCGGGTCCCGGGGGCTATGTGGCGGCGATACGCTGCGCCCAACTGGGCTTGAAAACCGCGATTATAGAGAAATACAATGTACTGGGAGGCACCTGCCTGAACGTGGGCTGTATCCCTTCCAAAGCGCTGCTCGACTCCTCGGAGCATTTCCACAATGCGGCCCATACGTTCAAGGAGCATGGCATCGAGCTGGACAACCTGCAGGTGAACCTCCAGCAGATGATCAAGCGCAGAGGCGAGGTGGTGAAGTCGAACAACGATGGCATTGCCTTCCTGATGAAGAAGAACAAGATCGACACGTACTACGGCCTTGGCTCTTTCGTGAACAGGAACACCATCAGAATTACCGATGCCGAGGGAAAAGAACAGCAAATCGAAACAGACAAGGCCATCATCGCGACCGGCTCCAAGCCATCGTCCCTGCCGTTCCTGCCCATCGACAAAAAGCGCATCATCACATCTACAGAGGCGCTGACGCTGACGGAGGTGCCCAAGAACCTGATCATCATCGGCGGCGGCGTGATTGGCCTGGAATTGGGGTCGGTATATGCCCGCCTCGGTGCCAAGGTGCAGGTGGTGGAGTACCTCGATTCCATCATCCCGACCATGGACCGCGCACTGGGCAAGGAGCTGCAGCGCATTTTGAAAAAGACGCTGGGCTTTGAGTTCTTCTTCAACCACAAAGTGACCGGCGCCACCAATGCTGGCGAAACGATGACTGTAACCGCAGAGAACCCGAAAGGCGAGACAGTGACATTTGAGGGCGACTACGTGCTGGTATCTGTTGGCCGCAAACCCTATACCGAGGGGCTTGGCCTGGAGAACGCCGGGGTGCAGATGGGCGAGCGCGGCATGATTGCCGTAAATGACCACCTCGAAACAAACGTGCCCGGTATATATGCCATCGGCGACGTGGTGCGCGGGGCCATGCTGGCGCACAAAGCCGAGGAAGAGGGCGTGCTGGTGGCCGAGCAGATCGTGGGGCAGAAGCCGCACATCAACTACAACCTGATTCCGGGGGTGGTCTATACCTGGCCCGAAGTGGCAGGCGTAGGCTATACCGAGGAGCAACTGAAGGAGCAGGGCCGCGCCTATAAGGTTGGTTCGTTCCCGTTCAAAGCCTCCGGCCGTGCCAAAGCCTCGATGGACACCGACGGTTTCGTGAAGGTACTGGCAGACAAAGAGACGGACGAGATCATTGGGGTGCATATGATCGGCCCGCGCATTGCCGACTTAATAGCCGAAGCGGTAACAGCGATGGAGTTCCGCGCCTCCGCCGAGGATGTGGCCCGCATGAGCCACGCGCACCCCACCTACGCCGAAGCCATGAAAGAGGCTTGCCTGGCCGCGACGGAGAACCGCGCCATCCACATATAA
- the tkt gene encoding transketolase, translated as MGVENQSLEREAINTVRVLAADAVQKANSGHPGMPMGAAPMAHVLWTDAMHYNPANPDWANRDRFILSAGHGCLLQYCYLYLTGYNLSLDDLKNFRQLHSKTPGHPEYGLTEGIEITTGPLGQGFANGVGFAIAQRHLAARYNKPDFPLFDYKVYAICSDGDMMEGVTAEAASMAGHLQLGNLIYLYDDNHISIEGSTDLAFDEDVAKRFEAYKWHVQVVEDGNDLEALAQAIRTAREETQRPSLIKVRTHIGFGSPNKSDSAEAHGSPLGAEEVKLVKENLGFDPNKSFEVPDEVLRYYREKGAAGKAKEQKWNELYQAYKAKYPDMAAEYELLRSGKLPEGWKADLPVFRPEEGDIATRKASAKMLNAIAGKLPNLLGGSADLSPSTGTDLKGVDSFSAENPGGRNFHFGIREHAMGAVLNGMAVTKGLIPFGATFLIFSEYMRPPIRLAAIMKIKPIFIYTHDSIGLGEDGTTHQPVEQLISLRSIPNLIVLRPADANETVQAWRVALEHADGPVALVLTRQGLPVLDQEKYAKATELERGAYILSDAAEPQVLLIATGSEVTLVLQAQEKLRQEGIAARVISMPSWELFERQDAAYKEKIFPKGLRKRLAVEAGSVLGWHKYVTDEGRIIGMTTFGESAPAEDLFEEFGFTVENVVKQAKALLS; from the coding sequence ATGGGTGTAGAAAATCAATCGCTGGAACGAGAAGCCATCAACACAGTACGGGTATTAGCGGCAGATGCGGTACAGAAGGCCAACTCCGGCCACCCCGGCATGCCGATGGGGGCAGCGCCCATGGCCCATGTGCTCTGGACGGATGCCATGCACTACAACCCGGCAAACCCTGACTGGGCCAACCGCGACAGGTTCATCCTGTCTGCCGGCCACGGGTGCCTGCTGCAGTACTGCTACCTGTACCTCACCGGCTACAACCTTTCGCTGGACGACCTCAAGAACTTCCGGCAGCTGCACAGCAAAACGCCCGGGCACCCGGAGTACGGCCTCACGGAAGGCATCGAGATAACCACCGGCCCGCTGGGGCAGGGCTTCGCCAACGGCGTCGGGTTCGCCATCGCCCAGCGGCACCTGGCTGCCCGCTACAACAAACCGGATTTCCCCCTCTTTGACTATAAGGTATATGCCATCTGCAGCGACGGGGATATGATGGAGGGTGTGACGGCCGAGGCGGCCTCCATGGCGGGGCACCTGCAGCTGGGCAACCTCATCTACCTGTACGACGACAACCATATATCCATCGAAGGAAGCACGGACCTGGCCTTTGACGAGGATGTGGCCAAACGCTTTGAGGCCTACAAGTGGCACGTGCAGGTGGTGGAGGATGGCAACGATCTGGAGGCGCTGGCACAAGCCATCCGCACAGCCCGGGAAGAAACACAGCGCCCGTCGCTGATAAAAGTGCGCACGCACATCGGCTTCGGGAGTCCGAACAAGTCAGACTCGGCTGAGGCGCACGGGTCGCCGCTGGGGGCGGAGGAAGTAAAGCTGGTGAAGGAAAACCTCGGGTTCGACCCCAACAAGTCGTTTGAGGTGCCGGATGAAGTGCTGCGCTATTACCGGGAGAAAGGGGCGGCGGGGAAAGCCAAAGAGCAAAAGTGGAACGAGCTGTACCAGGCCTACAAAGCAAAATACCCGGATATGGCGGCAGAGTATGAGCTGCTGCGGAGCGGAAAGCTGCCGGAAGGCTGGAAAGCCGATCTGCCGGTTTTCAGACCCGAAGAAGGCGACATCGCCACGCGCAAAGCCTCTGCCAAAATGCTGAATGCCATTGCCGGGAAACTGCCCAACCTGCTGGGTGGTTCCGCAGACCTTTCCCCGTCCACCGGCACCGACCTGAAAGGCGTCGACTCCTTTTCGGCGGAGAACCCGGGCGGGCGCAACTTCCACTTTGGCATCCGGGAGCATGCCATGGGCGCCGTGCTGAACGGCATGGCCGTCACCAAAGGGTTGATTCCGTTCGGGGCCACCTTCCTTATTTTTTCGGAGTATATGCGGCCCCCGATCCGGCTGGCGGCCATCATGAAAATAAAACCGATATTTATATACACCCACGACAGCATCGGGCTGGGGGAAGACGGCACCACGCACCAGCCCGTGGAGCAACTTATTTCCCTGCGGTCTATCCCGAACCTGATTGTGCTGCGCCCGGCCGACGCCAATGAAACCGTACAAGCCTGGCGTGTGGCGCTGGAGCACGCCGATGGGCCTGTTGCCCTAGTGCTCACCCGGCAGGGGCTGCCCGTGCTGGACCAGGAAAAGTATGCCAAGGCAACGGAACTGGAGCGGGGCGCCTATATCCTTTCTGATGCCGCCGAGCCGCAGGTGCTGCTGATAGCCACCGGCTCTGAGGTAACGTTGGTGCTGCAGGCGCAGGAAAAGCTGCGGCAGGAAGGCATTGCCGCGCGCGTGATCAGCATGCCCTCCTGGGAGCTTTTCGAGAGGCAGGACGCGGCGTACAAGGAAAAGATATTCCCAAAAGGCCTGCGGAAAAGGCTGGCGGTGGAGGCGGGCTCCGTGCTGGGCTGGCACAAATACGTCACCGACGAGGGCCGCATCATCGGCATGACCACCTTCGGCGAATCGGCGCCGGCGGAGGATCTGTTCGAGGAATTCGGGTTTACGGTAGAGAACGTGGTGAAACAGGCCAAAGCGCTGCTGTCCTGA